Part of the Gopherus evgoodei ecotype Sinaloan lineage unplaced genomic scaffold, rGopEvg1_v1.p scaffold_33_arrow_ctg1, whole genome shotgun sequence genome, AAGAAGGGTGCTCAGTACTTCAGGGCCCTTACGGGCATCTCAAATTTGGCATCTGAAATCACCAGTCACGTTTGACAATCTTGGCCAAAACATACACTAATTAGTGTGCAAGAGCCCCTAACCCCCTGCCACCATTAAATATTTAACAGATTCTGCAAGGACCTTGCTAGCAAAGTAATACCTTATTCCActagtaactccattgaaataaacagtgcaaaatattatttactgGGAATTAAGGTATCACAGTGTGGTCCATAAATAACTCTCAGAAGATCTGAGCTTCAAACAGAAGGCTGGTCTAAAGTAAACTAAAGAAAACCTGGCAGGAGATATTTTCAAAGCTGTAAATGGGAATTTAGTgaccaactctcattgacttatgAGGGATTTGGGCACCTGACTGCTCCTTTATGACTTTGGCATTCGTTCCCAACTATACTAAATAGTAACACTTCCATGGACTTCACTTGCACAGGATTGGAGCCCTGGGGCTTTTCATCTTCAGAGTGATCCATGCAGCTTAACTCATTGCTACTCACAAAGTGCCTGGGTGGTAGGTGTTGTGTAACCCAGCATTAGGAAGGTGGAAGAAGGATGAGATGAGATAATGCAGCATTTTCTTATTTATAACTTAATTTTGTTTGAATGAAAATGAGTGGAGGGGAAACAAGGATCCATTGATCTGTGTGATGGTGTATGACAAGTTGGAATCTCTGACATGACCTCTTCATTCAGGATGTCAGGGAGTGGGATATGGATTCTGCCATCTATcttgcagctctctctctctccccctcacccacctCAGTTCTCTCATTAAAGAGACCTGTATTTGCCTATGAGGACACCCCAATTCTGCTCTCCCACTTGGTTCACTGTGTCGGAGATCCATTGCCAAAAGTGAACTTGATTTATGCCTTGCACGAGAAGATCAGATCTCCTTGGCAAGGAAAAGttaattatacatatatatattcttAGAAATTAAAGAAACCAAGTTAATAGAGTTAAATTTTAGacctcagaggggaaaaaaggtaaCAGAGGGTCAGGCTGATGAgaaggggggaaagaggggacaAATGGACAAGGACCCTGAGCTCACAGGGCCCCCCCCGATCATCTGTAACTGGGGGGaaatgggtggaggtggggatccAGAAACAGGATGTATGCTCAATGGGCCTGAGAGGGAAACTTCTAACCTCAGGAAATCTGCCTTTTAACCAGCTGCTCTGCTTATTGCAAAATAACAACTCCTAAGTTTAAACAGTAAACTTTAAGGGCCCAATCCATCATGCGTCCTGCTTTTCTGGATAGATTCACAGGGCTCGATTCATGAAGAACTTAGACATTGGGATGCTGAGTGTTGCTgcgcctaacttttaggcacttgGGAAAATCATTGCCCTTCACAAAGCCTGACCTTGCCCCCCAGCTGCCTACACAATGACAGGTTGGAGAGAGAGATACCTAAGaaggggatccacaaaagccagcatggaaGGCGCGGAGCCTCCTAAACTAGCTAGTGGGAGATGCTAAGCCAAGAAGTGCTAAGTCCCGTCACTCCCAGGGAGTTCAGTGCCTaaagcctgatctacactgggcaggggggcagaggaggaggcagcatcgATCCAAGTTATGCatcttcagctacgtgaatagtctCATTGCTCTCATTTGTCGGAACTAGAGAGAATTGCTTGAGTGCTGACCCAGCCCAGTGTTACTGGCAGCTTGTTACAGAAAGTGAACTTCAGGGATCTAGTCCCAAGGGgaacaaaacagcatttaaacCATTCTCAAGAAATCAGCTTTAATCTTGGAGGCAGCTCAGGAAAGGCTCTTTGTTCCACTACCACAGATAACCCTACACACCTTGAGTGGTTTCACTGCTCCGGGTAAAGGGTCCAAGGATCACATCCATAGACTTATTGGATGTCTTGAGATGCTCTATTCCGGATGCAGATAGACTAGATAGTCTACCTACCTACTTAATGATTTGACGAAGAAAACCGAGAAAATCACAAGTCAGAATGATCTCTCCATATCTATAATCTCTGTTTAAAAGGCAGGTGAGTTAATTCATATTCTTATTCATTTTAATCTTTCAATTTAAaaggtccaaattctgctccaCTTACGTTGCAGTAGGTCtttctgcagagtcccattgacttctgctcACACAGTTTGTTACAACACAGAGGTTGTGGCTGGCAACCTAGCTACAATATGAATCACCCAGCTCTCCCCCTTGCTttaagagtgaccagacagcaagtatgaaaaatcagacagggggtgggtggtaataggaCCCAAAAAtcggcactgtccctataaaatcgtggcatctggtcaccctacttgcttGCAACAGCACTGAGAAAAATGAGATCAGTTGGTTCATGTTAACAATAGTGTGTGTTTGTTAGGGGGTGGTGAGATTGGGGGCAGGAGATTCTCTGGAGATGGCCCTAAGCTTTGGAGTTCACTTTGCACAGAATCTGCCTGTGACATTCAGGTTCTAGTGCAAGATTCCTTTGCTTGGATATTAGTCTGATGAGCAGATAATGGGCAAAAGATTCAGTTGCTCTCTGGCATACATTTGGGTTTAACTATTGATTTGGTATTGCACAGAGCACTGGCTACATTTCCATTTCCAATAAAAATCAATGTCAAAATAGCCACTCACTTCCAAGAGGGCAGCACAGATTTTCTTATGTATGAGCAGCCGGATATGCAGACTTGCAGAACACTAAGTCAAAAGCCCCATTAGATCAGACTTTCAAAGGAACTTTACAGATTTTTAGATGCAAAAGTCCCATTAATTTTCAGTCAGACCCTTTTTCAAATTATGTCAGCATGCCTAGAGAGATTTCTGGGCACATTCCTTTATTATGATCATTATTAATTTCTCTCAGTATCACATTGGGTGGGTtttagaaaagaagaaagaaatagCTTTCACAACATACTAAATCTTtaagctttaaaagaaaaaagctgttGTTTAAAATGTATCCCCACGTGTCACCAATAAATCCTGGCTGAACAGACTCTGTAGGTTTGGGTAGTCAGGAGTCTTGTTAAACCCTTTACAGAATTCCTGCATTTCAGGTGCTCAAATTCATTCAGGCTCCTTTGACTTTCCTTCACGTTATCACAGTGCCTAAGAACATTGTCTTCTGGAGGTCACTAGCCATGATGTAATGTTCTTGAGCTGCTTGTTCATGCCCTGCTGGGGTTGTCTATGTTCTAGTTTGCCATAACTGCTCCCCTTCAAGGCAGAGTTCTTCATACTTCCCCATCTTCTctccttgtttcttttttatgtttCTGTCTAATGGTGAGGCAACATCAATTAACTTGGGCTTGTTTGCTGTCTTATCTACAACTATGTGTGGCCTCTTTGACCACACCATTTGGTCTGTGACAATTGCCAGATACCATAAATCTTAACCTCTTCATTCTCTAGAGCGCTTCCACTTTGGTGTTCGTAATAGCACATTGTTTGTGGCAAGCATAAATTTGTACAGAGTCTCCAGTGCAGACACTTGGCAACCTCACTGTGTCTGTTCATATATACTCTCTCAGATAGTCTCCAGCAGTTGCTCGACACATGCTCCACCACCTCTTCCTTTTTACAACACATTCTGTGGCTTGCAGAATAGTTCTGTCAGTCCATTTTACTTCTTACATAATAAAGCCTTAACAACTTTCGTTGTCCCCTCATAATGAGGCTCTGTCTCTCTATATGAGAGATCCTTCTGCAAGCCATTAATTTAATAATCTTCTGTCACCAATAGTTTAGATCTCTATTGACCACTGTCAATGGATTGCTTTCACTGTAAATCTTTCaagtcttttatttatttatttgtttgtttgtttgtttatttatttttcagcaatttgctttctcttttctttcatgctTTCGTGGGTTTGGATGCAGATCAGTCATGGCTTCTTATTGTAACCGGATGATCTTTACTCAGGTTGACTCCTCATATATTGATGCTATAGTCTTCATTATCAATAGCTTCTTCCACAGATAGCAGAGTTTTCCTTCACATTGTGGGAGGTTTGTTCTGTCAATTCTTGATTGCTATGCAATACACTAGACATCACCAGCAGTTGTCTTCTTTGGatgtcaatttttttaatctcatcttGATTCCACTTGATCACTCGAGCACTATTCTGTACAATTGGAATCCCCCATACATTAATGGCTCAGATCAAATTCTTAGACTTAAGTTTTGTCCATAGAGTAGTTCCTATACATCTGTAATATTCTTTCTTCACTTTTTCATTCAGTTTCTTATGTAGTATCTCTGAGAGTTTACCTCATTCCAGGATATCTGTACGGGTCAGGCAGAGATATCATGGATAGTTCCTTCATTGTAACTTGTATGTCATCAGATTGTTCCAGTCTGGCCATCTTTACAGATGCTGACACACACTTAGCAAAGCCAACCTGTAGCTTTATATCTTCAACAAGCTTTCCCACACATCATCAATCTCTGTAGCTCCTTTTTGTGACTTTTTCTGTAGTTTCAGTTTGCTCATGTCTAACAAATTAACTGGTTGTTGATCTTTGCTGATATGACAATCACAATTTATCTCAACAAGCATCCATGTCAGCGGCAGCATCGCTACCACAAATGGCACTGGTGCTAAGGAATACTCTTGAAATATTTCTCTTCTAATTTGGACCTCATCGAAGAGTCCCTTCTAGGTACAGTCAAGTGTTCCAGTTAAGCATAGATTGCTGTAGAAAGGAGATGATTTTTGGATGAACCTTGGACACTTTACTTGTGTGGAGAGTCCCATATTCATGGATCACTAAAGATACAAAACAAAGAATGAGACCATCTAACTTTTTCTGTGACCTTCCTGGAAAGCCTGAGTTGGTTTTTGTCCCGTTCATATTTACTGAGCTTTTTGCTCAGGAGGCAGCATTGCATTGCAAGCTAGCTCTATCCAGATCTTCTTTGCCAGATTTGTTGATAGGAATTTCCATGTAGTTGGTCAACCAACCGTGTTTGGTCTATAATTCATAGATTACTGtggccacttcctcctcctccttttattGTTTTGGTACAAGGAATGTTGTTTCTGTTACTATCCATCTTGGAAATCTGTTCTTCAGACATTTATTAAGTTGTTCAAGCAAACAATCAATCTGTGTTGTAAGGCATTTCAGCCAGAATCCATGCATCCCATCTGGTCTGGAtggctttccattttttattcttctcagtacttcatctttttctttctttggtctTCGTGTATTCCTCTGTGCTGTGGCTTTCTAATTATTTCTCACTTTTTTAATCCAGTCTGCTGTCAGATTATATTGTACATCCTCAGACCAAATTTTCTTCCAGTAGTGCTGAAACTCTCCCATGTCATTTATTGGCTCTCTAGTTTTCCTATTCTGCTTTTAACATTAATCAGATCAAAATCTCCTAGGTTCTCTGCAGTGACTCTTCTCTTGATACTAAGAACTTTGTGGGAAATCTTTCGAGTCCATGACACTAAGTGATGAGCTTCTCTTTACATTGTTCCTTCATAACTCTCACATCCTTTCATTAGCTGATATTTCATCTCCAGGCTCTGTGCTGCTCTTTAaatgtaatataatataaatcaACACATCCTTCATATTTCCTGTACTTTCTTTGGGAGCCACTACACTCATATTTGTCCTCAATTTCTCTTCCATTTGTGTTTTCTGTTAATCCTGTATCATTTCCTTCTACTAAAATATTTGCAGGTAGGGCAGCATGACTCATCCCCCTTTTCAGACTTTCAATCTCCATTTCTGTAAATATTCCTCCTTGCAATTAAGCTCTGCTGTTGTCCATTGAGTATATGTTCAGTCATTATTTTCtcgatttttctttcctttcattaTTGGAGCATTCATTTATCTCCAGGCTCTCTGTTCTGATTTTGACAAAATCCAACTTTAGATCATGTCTTGGTTTGCACTGAGTTCTTTTCGCTCTTTTGTTGAAAACTATCTCTGGTTTCCTTGGATAGTCTGGACAGCTGCATGATATCCACTTGAGGTTACCTGCTTCCACACAATACACCTTGTCAATGGAGGAGCCTGTCATACAGCTAAGCTTTTGTAGGCTCCCTCTATGGCATTCAGAATAATTATCAAGTTGCCCGTATTCTCTCTATTTGGCTGAGTTGTCAGTCTATACAATATGCTGAGTCTTAAACCAGTATTTCTAGGTctctggggtttgtttgtttatttatttatttattatagaaATCCTAAATATTATAATAGGGATGAATCCAATTATGTACTATAGATATTAAATACTCTACAACAGTGGTTTTGAACCTGTGGTCTGGAGGTACGTAGAACatgtctaagattttcaaagaggTGAAAACCTCCATttaaattttttaggggtctacaaatgaaaaaggacaaaaaccactgctgtacaaaaattacaaaatataatAATAGACAAAGAGGTACTTATAGAATTGGCCAGATCCCCAGTGGGTGTGACtcagccatagctccattggagtaaAGGGGCAAGATCCCCAACTGGAGTAAAAACAGCTGTATCTGTGCTGATGTTAGAGGGACAGATGAAAGAGTTATTAGGCCAGAGAGAAACAGTAAGGGAGCAAAGGACTTTATAGTCTGCTTGTTACGGCCCTCATCCTGGATGCAGGAGATCAAGTCCCCTTTCTTCAATGACTTTTAATATTTAACCACAGTGGAACAGATTCAACAGGAGACCCTAAGCGAGGCCTGCATCAGGCTGTCCCTTAGTCATAGCTTGGCAAGGATTTTGTGAATACCTGtcgggcctgattctgcagtttAGGGGCTTAAAGAGGCAGTTACACAAGAGGACTTCAGCCCCTATCTGGCATATTTTGTCTCTGTACAACATACAAATTCCAACCAGTTCATTGCTGTCTATTTCTCtaaattttaaaatcttaaaatttactcaaatatatatattgtacAGGATAGAATAGGGCTCCCTTTGCATTCATCCAACTGAACAGATAATGTCCGCATGTAATTTTAGTTCACTTATGTTGTGTTAAATTAAATTTATTCATTTATTGGTCTTACAGGTTACAGATTTCCCAAATAAATATCAATGGAAAATCAAACCACAGTGACCGAATTTATTCTCCGGAAACTTTCCAGTGacccacagatgcagattttcctcttctcaatgtttttaattatttacctAATCACTCTGGGTAGTAACATAGTGATCATGGTGGTGATAAGAGCTGACTCTCATCTTAACACCCCAATGTACTTCTTTctcttccatttatcctttgttgatatCTGCTATTCCTCAGTCACGGTGCCTAATATGCTGATGAACTTCCTAGCGGAGCACAAAACTATTTCTGTCAATGGCTGCATTGCCcagatatttctttttatcctcttGGTTAGTGCTGAAGTTTTCATTCTCTCAGCCATGGCTTATGACCGCTATGCTGCCATCTGTGATCCATTACATTATGTGCAGACAATGAACAAAGGGATCTGTGTTCAGCTGGTAAGTGGTTCATGGACCATGGGCTTCCTCCATGCCCTTCTGAACACAGTTTTTGCCCTCAAGTTGCATTTCTGTGGGCCCAATCAAATCAACcatttcagctgtgagctccCTCCTCTGTTACAACTGTCCTGCACTGACACCCTCACAAATCAAgtggtgcttcttacttctgtTTTGATATTTGAGTCAAGCTCCTTCCTCCTGTTAGCCAAATAGGctcgtttccccctggagctactCAATTACCCCAAGGAGGCACGGAAGACAGGAAGACGGGTACCAAACCTTTATTCTCGGTCAGCTGAGTGGGTGCCTCTTTCTCGGCTAATGCCAAAGGAAGAGGACACACCTTACAAGCTCAGAGTCAGCCTTCTTATACTCTGTAACAAACAACTTAGCGTGCATACATTCCATTAGCCTATACATTGTTTACATTCCTCTTTAGGGGTAATCAGGATGCATCTGCCTAGCGTCTATCCTGAGTACGTGGGGAGGAAGCAGCCTAGATGAT contains:
- the LOC115641205 gene encoding olfactory receptor 1009-like, yielding MENQTTVTEFILRKLSSDPQMQIFLFSMFLIIYLITLGSNIVIMVVIRADSHLNTPMYFFLFHLSFVDICYSSVTVPNMLMNFLAEHKTISVNGCIAQIFLFILLVSAEVFILSAMAYDRYAAICDPLHYVQTMNKGICVQLVSGSWTMGFLHALLNTVFALKLHFCGPNQINHFSCELPPLLQLSCTDTLTNQVVLLTSVLIFESSSFLLTLISYIYIISTILRIQSVEGRRKAFSTCSSHLIVVGLLYLTGFLQYTKPSSVSSVVLDEIVSIQYSILIPMLNPIIYSLKNKEVKIALGKTLGKLKFLK